The Phaseolus vulgaris cultivar G19833 chromosome 10, P. vulgaris v2.0, whole genome shotgun sequence DNA window ATTCTACGctacttttcttcttttaacaTTTGTTTTTAACTAGCAATATATGTGCTAATTTTTTTAAGgttctcttttttctttgtaaGTTTAGTTATTTAGGAATACttacttttaattaaaatatcatacTTAAACATGTCTATAAGTAATATATTAGAAAGTGACTGCAAAACCTCAACATAATGGACCCTTAACATAACTTCTATTTGAAATCTACAAACCCAAGCAACAAGTTGAACACATAACAAAATTCATCAGATATGAGAAGCCAAAAGTTTCACTAACATCAAAAAGGGAAAAAAGGTTTGGAAAATATGTAGCATCCATACATTATGAACACAACAGAAAATAATGTGTTCTTCATGACCTTGGAATTGCAGAAAGTGGGAGACCCTTGTCAATGTGTAGTGTAAACATAACCTTATAAGTCACATTTTGTGTTTTATTTGCAAGTTTGAACTTGAAGAAATGGAGAAGAGTCATTGCTACTATTTTCATCTGTCTGTAAGCAAAGTCTTTCCCTAAACAGATTCGTGGTCCAGCCTGCAATCACACATTCAATCAAACATGCATAATTATGTCTATAAAATCATAATATCATAAATTTGTTTATGCATTTCATACGAAGAAAACAAGTTAACTTAGAGGAGAATATGAAGGTACAAACATGGAATGCTATGAATTTGAATGGAGATTGAGATTGGAAAACCCCATTGTTGAGCCATCTTTCAGGACGAAATTCCTCAGCATCTTCACCCCAAATGGAACACATTCGACCCATACCATAGGCCAAATAGAAAACTCCATCACCCCTTTTCAGTTTGTGCCCATCAGGAAGAACATCAGGTGCCTCTGCAGTCCTCCCATCCTTCAATTTCATCATCCCAAACAAAAAATCATCAAAATCAACATATATAACTAACTGATCATTGAAGTGAAAAAGCCAAGAGATTTTGTGTTGTAGCATAATGTATATTTACTACTATGTACTATGATACCAATAGAACATGAAACTAGTACTATAATAAAAGTTCTATAGAGCAAGAGATTATATGTTTGTGAGAAAATTTTATAGAAGGTACCGCAGGAACTGCAGGGTAAAGTCTCAAGGTTTCTGTCAATGCTGCATGAAGATAATGCATTTTTTCAAGGGTGTCATCTGTTATGTTGGCCACAAATGTATCTATGCTTTCTTCACTTTCATGGCTACAAGTAACATCTCTCACTTCTTGTACAATCTTTTCTTCTACAAGAGGGTTCTTGCATAGCATGTAGAAGAACCATGAAAGAGTGTTTGCACTTGTGTCTTTGCCAGCTATCATAAAGTTTAGAATTATGTCTCTCAAATACTGATCAGTCATGGTTTCTTTGTCCTTCTTGCTCTCAATCAAAAACCTTGATAGTATGTCCTCTTTAACATTCTGAATATCAAAGCAACCTTGGTGATAAGTACCTTAAAAATCTCATGTAGGATGATTTTACTTTGACTGGTTCAAAATGTAAGAACAAGATTGTACACGTGATTGAAAATTAAACTGTATCATCAATTCTAATGAAACAAAAACCATTTTGAGGGAAGAACATAAGAAGTGAATACTGATCTACTCACAGATTCTTGATGAATTTCCAATTGTGCTTTTCTGGTATTGATTACTCCATGCACAAAATCATCTATTATTTTGATGTTTCTCTTAAGGGTAGCTTCACAACCAATGTTAAAAAACCTCTTGAGCTTCCATAAAGGATCAACATAGCGCCAATAAATCAAAGCATTTGATTCATCAAAGGCCTTCATGAATTCACTTCCCTCTTTGCTTGATCCCTCCAAGCAGTTCAATTCTGCTCCAAACCCAACTTTGAATATGGAGTCCAAAGTGCATCTCATTAGCATGTcctagaaaaataataaacattgcTTTCAATCGAGAGATTATATGATGTTAGTAactgaaaacaaaaattgatCAAATAAATCACAATTCCAACCGATATAAATAGCATatagtttaatatatatttctttggTTCACTTTCTTTATTCATAAAAGACTAAGCTCTGAAATACTTGGTTATATTCTAACAAAACTATGATCAAAATAAGATGAAGAAGACACATG harbors:
- the LOC137819347 gene encoding cytochrome P450 704C1-like — encoded protein: MDVLNTLLSFIAFSVLGIFLVFCFLTLTMILGKSIGDPDYAPVKGTVFNQLFYFNTLHDYHAEVAKTHPTFRLLAPDQSELYTVDPRNIEHILKTNFDKYSKGKYNQDIMTDLFGEGIFVVDDEKWRQQRKLASYEFSTRVLRDFSCSVFRRNAAKLVRIISEFSHQDQVFDMQDMLMRCTLDSIFKVGFGAELNCLEGSSKEGSEFMKAFDESNALIYWRYVDPLWKLKRFFNIGCEATLKRNIKIIDDFVHGVINTRKAQLEIHQESNVKEDILSRFLIESKKDKETMTDQYLRDIILNFMIAGKDTSANTLSWFFYMLCKNPLVEEKIVQEVRDVTCSHESEESIDTFVANITDDTLEKMHYLHAALTETLRLYPAVPADGRTAEAPDVLPDGHKLKRGDGVFYLAYGMGRMCSIWGEDAEEFRPERWLNNGVFQSQSPFKFIAFHAGPRICLGKDFAYRQMKIVAMTLLHFFKFKLANKTQNVTYKVMFTLHIDKGLPLSAIPRS